The following proteins come from a genomic window of Rhodohalobacter sp. 614A:
- the gmk gene encoding guanylate kinase gives MSKKGKILVLVSPSGGGKSTMTKRLLNDFDNIRFSVSATTRKPRTGEEDGVHYHFLSKEEFQERIDDGDFLEWEEFYNGTLYGTLRSNVEKELEKGYFILLDIEVLGALNVKKIFGDEALAIFIQPPSLDVLKERLLKRGTEDVQTLETRIDRAKKEMAYANRFDNVVINDDLEEAYSQIKELVTNFITQ, from the coding sequence TTGAGTAAAAAAGGCAAGATCCTGGTATTGGTATCTCCCAGCGGCGGTGGAAAATCGACCATGACCAAACGTCTGCTCAACGATTTTGATAACATTCGTTTTTCCGTGAGCGCTACCACCCGAAAGCCGCGAACGGGCGAAGAAGATGGCGTTCACTATCATTTTCTCTCAAAAGAAGAATTCCAGGAACGAATTGATGACGGCGACTTTCTTGAATGGGAAGAATTTTACAATGGCACTCTATACGGAACGCTTCGTTCAAACGTTGAAAAAGAGCTTGAAAAAGGATATTTTATTCTGCTTGACATCGAAGTACTTGGTGCACTGAATGTGAAGAAGATTTTTGGCGATGAAGCGCTTGCCATTTTCATTCAGCCGCCCTCGCTTGATGTCCTGAAAGAGCGGTTGCTTAAACGCGGAACCGAGGATGTACAAACCCTCGAGACGCGAATCGATCGTGCAAAAAAAGAGATGGCTTATGCCAATCGCTTCGACAATGTTGTTATCAACGATGATTTGGAAGAGGCGTATAGTCAGATCAAAGAACTTGTTACCAATTTTATAACTCAATAA
- a CDS encoding IMPACT family protein: MVTVTSVFTSEYRVKSSKFLGFLCPSRDDTEIETHLEKIKKEHPTATHHCYAYQFNPNSPVEFSTDAGEPGGTAGLPILNALKSQNLINVILIVVRYYGGTKLGKAGLIDAYQTTAQQTIRSATLKKLVPIKVYTLKYAYSLQSLVDKWRNSFELMELDSSYLETVELTLGCPKNQFHLFEKTVSAQMHQLIGFEEAGESFHIEE, encoded by the coding sequence GTGGTAACTGTAACCTCTGTTTTTACATCCGAATACCGGGTCAAAAGTTCAAAATTTTTGGGATTCCTTTGTCCTTCCCGGGATGACACCGAAATTGAAACCCATCTCGAAAAAATCAAGAAAGAACATCCTACCGCCACACACCATTGCTACGCCTATCAATTCAACCCAAACAGCCCGGTTGAATTCTCTACGGATGCCGGAGAACCGGGCGGAACTGCCGGATTGCCAATTCTCAATGCGCTCAAATCCCAAAATTTGATAAATGTAATTCTGATTGTCGTTCGATATTATGGCGGTACTAAATTGGGAAAAGCCGGCCTTATTGACGCCTATCAAACAACAGCTCAACAAACCATCCGATCTGCCACTTTAAAAAAGCTGGTTCCCATTAAAGTTTACACTTTAAAATACGCTTACTCTCTTCAATCATTGGTTGATAAATGGAGAAACAGCTTTGAACTTATGGAACTGGATTCATCATACCTTGAAACCGTTGAACTGACTCTCGGATGCCCCAAAAATCAATTTCATCTATTTGAGAAAACTGTATCTGCTCAAATGCACCAACTCATTGGCTTTGAGGAGGCAGGAGAATCTTTTCATATTGAAGAATAA
- a CDS encoding beta-1,6-N-acetylglucosaminyltransferase, giving the protein MSKKPFLGFVLLTHEKPAQILRLIERLNFMFDDPPIACHHDFSKCELPLDEIPQNVSFVKQYVETAWGDWSLVDATLKGIDILYSRDDAPEWFILLSGRDYPIKPADQIIKDIKDSDCDAHMSVLKLVESELESEIEKRAFKKYHKLEFRYPSLIHLLQSIRFLKWWRKDIYLKRSMFTEWVIPFSNEFNCFYGSQWFYANQKAASEILKFYKSDFRVQFYYKRVHAPDESYFHTVLGNCKELKVCNKNWRHVNWAPGSSHPIELSMDDLETLIQSDDHFARKFNMDKYPEILDRLDEHIGYVDKTRARN; this is encoded by the coding sequence ATGAGTAAAAAACCATTTCTGGGATTTGTGTTGTTGACACACGAAAAACCCGCTCAAATCTTACGGCTGATAGAACGCCTCAATTTTATGTTTGATGACCCTCCAATCGCCTGTCATCACGATTTTTCAAAATGTGAACTGCCACTTGATGAAATTCCACAAAACGTATCGTTTGTAAAACAATATGTAGAAACCGCGTGGGGAGATTGGTCACTTGTAGATGCAACTCTGAAAGGCATTGATATTCTTTATAGCCGGGATGACGCTCCCGAGTGGTTCATTCTTTTGAGTGGGAGGGACTATCCCATTAAACCGGCGGATCAAATCATTAAAGATATTAAAGATTCTGATTGTGATGCCCACATGTCAGTATTGAAGCTTGTAGAATCCGAACTGGAAAGTGAGATTGAAAAGAGAGCTTTCAAAAAGTATCATAAACTTGAGTTTCGATATCCATCACTCATTCACTTATTACAGTCGATTCGATTCCTCAAGTGGTGGCGGAAAGATATTTACCTGAAACGGTCGATGTTTACAGAATGGGTGATTCCATTTTCAAATGAGTTTAACTGTTTTTATGGAAGCCAATGGTTTTATGCGAATCAAAAAGCAGCGAGTGAGATTTTAAAATTTTATAAGTCTGATTTCAGAGTTCAGTTTTATTACAAAAGAGTTCATGCTCCGGATGAATCTTACTTTCACACTGTTTTGGGAAATTGTAAAGAGTTGAAAGTATGCAATAAGAACTGGCGGCATGTTAATTGGGCTCCGGGTAGTTCACATCCAATAGAGCTTTCTATGGATGATTTGGAAACTCTGATACAATCGGATGACCATTTTGCCCGGAAATTTAATATGGATAAATACCCGGAGATTTTAGACCGGCTGGATGAGCATATTGGTTATGTTGATAAAACCAGAGCAAGAAATTGA
- a CDS encoding sodium:solute symporter, producing the protein MGFTLIDGLVIVLYLIVVAVFGIWSAGTQKTTTDYFLGGREMPWWAILFSVVATETSTLTFISIPAVAYGGNLMFLQLTFGYIIGRIIVAFWLLPGYVHGELTTAYQYLEKRFGSGMRKAASSTFIITRLLADGVRLFATAIPLAIIFRFAGAFSDWGDMGIYLLAISVIAAITLIYTFLGGIKAVIWMDVVQMVIYIGGALFALALLFGKLTIPVSEAFAVLSEAGKFQMFNFGFDLSWSEFLADPYVFWIAIIGGAIFSIASHGTDQLIVQRLLATGSLKSSQKALVWSGIVASLQFGLFLFIGLILFVFYGGQSAADIGLSTTDEVFARFIVDHMPVGVAGLIVASLFAAAMSSLSSSLNALASSTTYDIIKPLSGSTWDDARELWVSRMVTIFWGVVLTGSAFLFTWLQLSGDDRPAIVELGLGIASYTYGGLLGIFVLGKIFPKPDKTDAMIGFFTGLISLLFMVEGALQQFLPGDGLTIAWPLYTAVGGIIVVTVANLSYFLRSKFGNS; encoded by the coding sequence ATGGGATTTACTCTGATTGACGGCCTTGTTATTGTTCTGTATTTGATTGTTGTGGCCGTATTTGGAATTTGGTCGGCGGGGACGCAAAAAACGACTACCGATTATTTTTTAGGAGGACGCGAAATGCCTTGGTGGGCTATTCTGTTCTCCGTTGTGGCTACCGAAACCAGCACGCTTACATTCATCAGCATTCCGGCTGTTGCCTATGGCGGAAACCTGATGTTTCTGCAACTGACCTTTGGTTATATCATCGGGCGAATTATTGTAGCTTTTTGGCTCCTGCCGGGATATGTTCATGGTGAGTTGACTACCGCGTATCAATATCTGGAAAAGCGATTTGGTTCCGGAATGCGGAAAGCCGCCAGCTCTACGTTTATAATCACTCGCTTGTTAGCTGATGGTGTTCGTCTCTTTGCGACAGCCATTCCTCTCGCCATTATTTTTCGTTTTGCAGGCGCTTTCAGCGATTGGGGAGACATGGGAATTTATCTCCTCGCCATCTCTGTGATCGCAGCCATTACATTGATTTATACATTTTTAGGCGGTATCAAGGCCGTAATCTGGATGGATGTTGTTCAGATGGTTATTTATATCGGCGGAGCTCTTTTTGCACTGGCACTTCTTTTTGGGAAACTTACTATTCCGGTTTCCGAAGCTTTTGCCGTGCTCAGTGAAGCTGGTAAATTCCAGATGTTTAATTTTGGATTTGATTTGAGCTGGAGTGAATTCCTGGCAGATCCCTATGTGTTTTGGATTGCCATCATCGGAGGGGCTATTTTCTCCATTGCATCTCACGGTACAGATCAGTTGATTGTACAACGATTGCTGGCAACCGGGTCGCTAAAATCAAGCCAGAAAGCATTGGTATGGAGCGGAATTGTAGCCAGTCTCCAGTTCGGGCTTTTCCTCTTTATCGGTTTGATCCTGTTTGTATTCTATGGCGGACAAAGTGCTGCCGATATCGGGCTATCCACAACGGATGAAGTCTTTGCCCGTTTTATTGTCGATCACATGCCGGTTGGTGTTGCAGGCCTGATTGTGGCGTCTCTTTTTGCGGCTGCTATGAGTAGTTTGAGTTCATCACTCAATGCATTGGCTTCATCAACTACATACGATATTATTAAACCGCTGTCCGGTTCAACCTGGGATGATGCCAGGGAACTCTGGGTCTCCAGGATGGTGACAATTTTCTGGGGAGTTGTTTTAACAGGTTCAGCCTTTCTGTTTACATGGCTTCAACTAAGTGGTGATGACCGCCCGGCAATTGTCGAATTGGGGTTGGGAATTGCATCATACACCTACGGCGGACTTTTGGGAATCTTTGTTCTTGGCAAGATTTTTCCAAAGCCGGATAAGACCGATGCCATGATTGGATTTTTCACAGGATTGATTTCCCTTTTGTTTATGGTTGAAGGCGCACTTCAGCAATTTCTTCCGGGGGATGGACTGACCATCGCCTGGCCGCTTTACACAGCTGTTGGCGGAATTATCGTTGTAACCGTGGCTAATCTGAGCTACTTTCTGAGATCAAAATTCGGGAATTCATAA
- a CDS encoding DNA-directed RNA polymerase subunit omega, with protein sequence MPIKTLDLESLGEKEGNKYEKIVVMSKRARQIAAQEKLELDEKLKYFEGFEDEDEFTFNEEQERISKAFEQLPHATQRSVNEMLDGKVTYRYPNEDR encoded by the coding sequence ATGCCGATAAAGACACTGGATCTTGAATCTCTGGGCGAAAAGGAAGGAAATAAATACGAGAAAATCGTAGTTATGTCGAAACGCGCCCGACAAATTGCCGCCCAGGAAAAACTCGAACTCGACGAAAAACTGAAGTACTTCGAAGGTTTTGAAGATGAAGACGAGTTTACGTTCAACGAAGAACAAGAACGAATTTCCAAAGCATTTGAACAGCTTCCGCACGCTACCCAGCGGTCTGTAAATGAAATGCTGGACGGAAAAGTAACCTACCGATACCCTAACGAAGATCGATAA
- a CDS encoding YicC/YloC family endoribonuclease produces MIKSMTGFGRGESSSDGFQVTVEIKTLNSRYLDVSIRVPQSIQEYEFDIKEEIQKKLSRGKVHVNVNVDKTEQLSPDITYNEELIKAYTEMLTKVKNLAGIEEPIQMKDLLRFDNIFESQEEDEEDIEVIWRCTQYALGKSIVLLNEMRQKEGEELRNDLSELIEGIAEIVETVKGLSEKRAPEVREKLQNRISSMINEENIDPDRLEMEVALLVDKMDINEEIIRLQSHLKFFLEALDNDEPVGRRLNFLSQEINRELNTIGAKSNDSTIAHHIVLGKEKLEKIREQVQNIE; encoded by the coding sequence ATGATCAAATCAATGACAGGATTTGGCCGCGGGGAATCTTCATCCGACGGCTTCCAGGTTACCGTTGAGATTAAAACTCTCAACAGCCGCTATCTCGATGTTTCCATTCGGGTTCCACAAAGCATCCAGGAATACGAGTTCGACATCAAAGAAGAAATTCAAAAAAAACTTTCCCGCGGAAAAGTTCATGTAAATGTGAATGTGGACAAAACGGAACAGCTATCGCCGGACATCACTTACAACGAAGAGTTGATCAAAGCCTACACAGAAATGCTGACCAAAGTAAAAAACCTGGCCGGTATTGAAGAACCCATTCAGATGAAAGATCTTCTTCGGTTCGACAATATTTTTGAAAGCCAGGAAGAAGATGAAGAAGATATTGAAGTTATATGGCGATGTACTCAATACGCTCTTGGAAAGTCCATTGTTCTGTTGAATGAAATGCGCCAAAAAGAGGGTGAAGAGTTGAGAAACGACCTCTCGGAGCTCATTGAAGGAATTGCTGAAATTGTAGAAACTGTGAAAGGCCTATCTGAAAAACGTGCGCCGGAAGTTCGGGAAAAACTTCAAAACCGAATCAGCAGTATGATCAACGAAGAAAATATCGATCCCGACCGGCTTGAAATGGAAGTGGCACTTTTGGTGGACAAGATGGACATCAACGAAGAAATCATTCGCCTCCAATCGCACCTCAAGTTTTTCCTTGAAGCGCTGGATAATGATGAACCCGTTGGCCGCAGACTGAACTTTCTTTCACAGGAAATTAACCGTGAGTTGAATACCATCGGCGCCAAATCGAACGATTCTACGATTGCACACCATATCGTATTAGGAAAAGAGAAACTCGAGAAAATTCGGGAACAGGTCCAGAACATTGAGTAA
- the glmM gene encoding phosphoglucosamine mutase, which produces MALMISVSGIRGIFGSHLTPENLVTFTAAYGTWLEGGTVVVGRDSRVTGQICEDIVCATLQSTGCDVVKVGIVPTPTVAMGVLKHKAAGGIILTASHNPAQWNALKLLNNKSEFLDADQGREVLDLAEKGTFTYQKYDKIGTISEDHEAVDYHIQKILELPYIDADLIRKKSFKVAVDAVNGGASLALPEMLEAIGCDVHKLYCEPNGIFPHNPEPLPENLGDICDYVKQNDCDLGIVTDPDGDRLALVDENGNFFGEEYTQVAAFDFMLSKNKGDTATNLSSSRAADDITKKYDQTCHRSAVGEINVVKVMQAEGAVISGEGNGGVINPDLHPGRDSLVGATMILQLLAEREISASEYRSELPDYEMSKQKIELNSLGVNADELLDKVADIYQNEKINRTDGVKIDFDEGWVHFRKSNTEPIVRVYSEAKTKAEAEKLAASVLSIIR; this is translated from the coding sequence ATGGCTTTAATGATCTCTGTCTCGGGAATTCGGGGCATTTTTGGATCGCATCTTACCCCGGAAAATCTTGTAACATTTACAGCCGCTTATGGCACCTGGCTTGAAGGCGGAACAGTTGTTGTTGGCCGGGATTCCCGGGTGACAGGCCAAATTTGTGAAGACATTGTTTGTGCCACGCTCCAAAGTACCGGTTGTGATGTTGTAAAAGTTGGGATCGTCCCCACTCCAACCGTGGCTATGGGCGTTCTGAAACATAAAGCCGCCGGTGGCATTATTTTAACAGCAAGCCACAACCCCGCTCAATGGAATGCACTAAAATTGCTCAACAATAAAAGTGAATTTTTAGATGCAGACCAGGGAAGAGAAGTTTTGGATCTGGCTGAAAAAGGAACGTTTACATATCAAAAATATGATAAAATCGGAACGATCAGTGAAGATCACGAAGCGGTTGATTATCACATCCAAAAAATTCTGGAATTACCTTATATTGATGCCGACCTGATCCGGAAGAAATCATTTAAAGTAGCTGTAGATGCTGTGAACGGTGGAGCTTCACTGGCACTACCCGAAATGCTGGAAGCCATCGGTTGTGATGTTCATAAGCTTTATTGTGAACCCAATGGAATATTTCCCCATAATCCCGAACCTCTTCCCGAGAATCTTGGCGATATTTGTGACTATGTGAAACAAAATGATTGCGATTTGGGAATTGTGACGGATCCTGATGGTGACCGCCTCGCACTTGTAGATGAAAACGGAAATTTTTTCGGTGAGGAATACACACAAGTAGCCGCCTTCGATTTTATGCTCAGTAAAAACAAAGGCGATACGGCCACCAATCTCTCTTCTTCAAGGGCTGCCGATGACATCACAAAAAAATACGACCAAACCTGTCATCGATCTGCCGTGGGAGAAATCAACGTGGTGAAAGTAATGCAGGCAGAAGGCGCCGTTATCAGTGGCGAAGGGAATGGCGGTGTCATTAACCCGGATCTGCATCCCGGGCGGGATTCGTTAGTGGGCGCCACCATGATCTTACAGCTTTTGGCTGAACGGGAAATCAGTGCTTCAGAATACCGAAGTGAATTACCTGACTACGAAATGAGTAAACAAAAAATTGAGCTAAACTCTCTTGGCGTGAATGCCGACGAATTGCTCGATAAAGTAGCCGATATCTATCAAAACGAAAAAATCAATCGAACAGACGGAGTAAAAATAGACTTCGACGAGGGCTGGGTTCATTTTCGGAAATCGAATACGGAACCTATAGTAAGAGTGTACAGCGAAGCAAAAACAAAAGCCGAAGCTGAAAAACTTGCCGCAAGCGTACTTTCAATCATCCGGTAA
- a CDS encoding cob(I)yrinic acid a,c-diamide adenosyltransferase: MKIYTKKGDKGTTSLFGGASIGKNSMRIHAYGTVDELNSILGIVLTYSLSDDGKEILEELQNQLFVLGADLATLPSKKTKIDRIGSREIQKLESWIDTLDEQLPALTSFILPGGAPAGATLHQARTVCRRAERHAVALKTDNPISEEVIIYLNRLSDLLFVMARYENKHAGEPETQWKSR, from the coding sequence ATGAAGATTTATACCAAAAAAGGTGACAAAGGCACCACATCCTTATTTGGTGGTGCGAGTATTGGAAAAAACAGTATGCGAATTCACGCATATGGAACAGTGGATGAACTAAATTCCATCCTGGGCATTGTCTTAACATATTCGTTGAGTGATGATGGAAAAGAAATTCTGGAGGAGCTCCAAAATCAGCTTTTTGTGCTGGGTGCCGATTTAGCTACACTTCCATCCAAAAAAACAAAAATTGATCGGATCGGAAGCAGAGAAATTCAAAAACTGGAAAGCTGGATTGATACGTTAGATGAACAATTGCCTGCTCTAACCTCATTCATTTTACCGGGTGGCGCTCCGGCGGGAGCAACGCTTCACCAGGCGCGAACCGTATGCAGGCGTGCAGAACGTCATGCGGTTGCCCTGAAGACAGACAATCCTATTTCTGAGGAAGTTATTATCTACCTCAATCGCCTTTCAGACCTTCTTTTTGTAATGGCTCGCTACGAAAATAAACATGCCGGGGAACCGGAAACACAATGGAAGAGTAGGTGA
- a CDS encoding succinate dehydrogenase cytochrome b subunit, producing MPSFTDALNSQVGRKFLTGITGLLLVFFVIFHLLGNLAIFGEPNAMNSYSHFLHELGPLLWVARIGLLVAFLLHAWIGISIWWNKKKARPQKYKVYSSKGGPSKQSLSSRSMAFTGVVLFIFVIVHVNTFALGDPGSIAVDGVEMHDLKTLVLETFQSPVYAFGYTIVMILLGVHLGHGVWSAFISLTMRSKTTSAVIYTIGVGLAILLAIGFLFIPLYIYFGGGCEAALINCN from the coding sequence ATGCCATCTTTTACTGACGCGCTAAACTCGCAAGTTGGCCGAAAGTTTTTAACCGGAATTACCGGACTTTTGCTCGTCTTCTTCGTCATTTTTCACTTGCTTGGGAACCTGGCTATTTTTGGGGAACCGAATGCCATGAACAGTTATTCGCATTTTTTGCATGAACTGGGACCGCTTTTGTGGGTTGCCAGAATCGGGTTACTGGTTGCTTTCTTGCTCCACGCCTGGATTGGAATTTCAATCTGGTGGAATAAGAAGAAAGCCCGCCCTCAAAAATATAAAGTGTACAGCAGCAAAGGCGGCCCCAGCAAACAGAGCCTGAGTTCGAGAAGTATGGCCTTTACGGGCGTCGTACTTTTTATATTTGTCATCGTTCATGTGAACACCTTTGCTCTTGGGGATCCCGGCTCCATAGCCGTGGATGGAGTGGAAATGCATGATCTGAAAACGTTAGTGCTGGAAACGTTCCAAAGTCCTGTGTATGCTTTTGGGTATACTATCGTGATGATACTTCTGGGTGTTCATCTTGGTCACGGGGTGTGGAGTGCATTTATTTCATTAACGATGCGCAGTAAAACAACATCGGCCGTTATTTATACGATCGGGGTTGGTTTAGCAATTCTTCTCGCCATTGGATTTTTGTTCATACCGCTGTACATCTATTTTGGCGGTGGCTGCGAGGCTGCACTCATCAATTGTAATTAA
- the coaBC gene encoding bifunctional phosphopantothenoylcysteine decarboxylase/phosphopantothenate--cysteine ligase CoaBC — MFAGKRIILGVTGGIAAYKAAYLLREFQKAGAEVRVTMTPSATRFVGTETFAALSRNEVAVEVFNNENPGKNWTKHIQWGDWADLFVIAPCTANTLSKIVQGQSDNMLTSTVLAARCPLLICPTMDGEMYESSSVTENLQRAKAQGHYILEPTEGYLASGLEAKGRLPEPEEILKKAQDIIKKHRIKGPLTGKKVVVSAGPTREFFDPVRYISNPSSGKMGLAMAEAARLSGADVTLLHGPISLEIPDRIPRKSFVSADDLFNLIKENSDADVIIMAAAVSDFKAASVEKQKIKKENGSNELKLTRNPDILEWLGNQKKEGQILIGFAMETENLKENAQKKIKKKNLDWICANDLSGEDSGFESDKNTILLLGTDSEQTFSGSKNQIAKEILERIFGKG, encoded by the coding sequence ATGTTTGCCGGTAAACGCATTATACTGGGCGTTACCGGTGGTATAGCTGCATATAAAGCAGCGTACCTTCTTCGTGAATTTCAAAAAGCGGGTGCCGAGGTGCGGGTAACCATGACTCCTTCAGCAACCCGCTTTGTTGGAACAGAAACATTTGCTGCCCTCAGCCGGAATGAAGTTGCCGTTGAAGTTTTTAACAACGAGAATCCCGGTAAAAACTGGACCAAACACATTCAATGGGGTGATTGGGCTGACCTTTTTGTAATTGCTCCCTGTACGGCTAATACTCTTTCCAAAATTGTTCAGGGCCAGTCTGACAATATGCTGACCTCCACAGTTCTCGCCGCTCGCTGTCCCCTTTTGATTTGCCCGACAATGGACGGCGAAATGTACGAAAGCAGTTCTGTTACAGAAAACCTGCAGCGGGCAAAAGCTCAGGGACATTATATTTTGGAACCTACGGAAGGTTACCTTGCAAGCGGACTGGAAGCGAAAGGCAGACTTCCAGAGCCCGAAGAGATCCTAAAAAAAGCTCAGGACATTATTAAAAAACATAGGATCAAAGGTCCACTAACAGGTAAGAAAGTAGTAGTCAGTGCCGGGCCAACACGTGAGTTTTTTGATCCCGTTCGATATATCTCAAATCCCAGCAGTGGTAAAATGGGACTTGCAATGGCGGAAGCTGCAAGACTTTCAGGTGCAGATGTCACTTTACTCCACGGCCCCATCTCTCTTGAAATTCCGGATCGAATTCCGAGAAAATCGTTTGTGTCGGCGGATGATCTTTTCAACCTGATTAAAGAAAATTCTGATGCAGATGTGATTATTATGGCTGCGGCTGTATCGGATTTTAAAGCAGCATCTGTCGAAAAGCAGAAAATAAAAAAGGAGAATGGCAGCAATGAACTAAAACTCACCCGAAACCCGGACATTCTTGAATGGCTGGGAAATCAAAAAAAAGAGGGACAGATTCTGATTGGCTTTGCTATGGAAACAGAAAACCTGAAAGAGAATGCCCAGAAAAAAATCAAAAAGAAGAATCTTGACTGGATCTGTGCAAATGATCTGTCCGGTGAAGATTCAGGATTTGAGTCTGATAAGAATACCATTCTTCTCTTGGGAACAGATAGTGAACAAACATTCTCCGGCAGCAAAAATCAGATTGCAAAAGAAATTTTGGAAAGAATATTTGGCAAAGGGTAG
- a CDS encoding fumarate reductase/succinate dehydrogenase flavoprotein subunit has product MNLDSKVPPGPLEEKWNRHLKDIKLVSPNNKRKYKVIVVGTGLAGASAAASLAELGYNVVSFCIQDSARRAHSIAAQGGINAAKNYPNDGDSVWRLFYDTIKGGDYRSREANVYRLAQNSNEIIDQAVAQGVPFAREYGGLLDNRSFGGAQVSRTFYARGQTGQQLLLGAYQAMMKEVHSGKIEYHARHEMLDLVVVDGKARGIITRDLVKGTINRWDADAVVLCTGGYGNVFYLSTNAKNSNVTAAWRCHKRGAAFANPCFVQIHPTCIPVSGDYQSKLTLMSESLRNDGRVWVPRKKGDSRQPNEIPEDERYYYLEEKYPSFGNLVPRDVASRNAKIVTDEGLGVGETGKAVYLDFRDAIKRDGEDTIRAKYGNLFDMYQNITDENPYKVPMKIFPAVHYTMGGLWVDYNLMSNIPGLFVAGEANFSDHGANRLGASALMQGLSDGYFIIPYTIGNYLADTKFEKISVDHEAFDEAAKASEDQLKKLLSVKGDKTIIEFHRELGKIMWDKVGISRSKEGLEEAIKEIRALREEFWTNVRVPGEMNYYNKYLEFALRVADYFELAELMAMDALDRDESCGCHLRDEYQSEEGEAIRNDEDYSFVSAWEYLGVNGKLNTKLHKENLEFEFVELKQRSYK; this is encoded by the coding sequence ATGAATTTAGATTCGAAAGTACCTCCTGGCCCGTTAGAAGAGAAATGGAACAGGCATTTAAAGGATATCAAACTTGTCTCTCCGAACAACAAACGCAAATATAAAGTCATTGTAGTGGGGACAGGACTTGCCGGAGCCTCAGCGGCAGCAAGTCTCGCTGAACTCGGTTACAATGTTGTCTCATTTTGCATCCAGGATTCCGCCCGGAGAGCCCACAGTATTGCGGCGCAGGGTGGCATTAATGCTGCAAAAAACTATCCAAATGATGGAGACAGCGTCTGGAGACTTTTTTATGATACAATAAAAGGCGGTGATTACAGAAGCCGCGAAGCAAATGTGTATCGTCTGGCTCAAAATTCAAATGAAATTATTGATCAGGCCGTAGCGCAGGGTGTGCCTTTTGCCCGTGAATACGGCGGGCTTCTGGACAACCGTTCATTTGGTGGCGCCCAGGTTTCGCGAACATTTTATGCCCGTGGCCAAACAGGTCAACAGCTTCTTTTAGGAGCCTACCAAGCCATGATGAAAGAAGTCCATTCAGGAAAGATTGAATATCATGCGCGTCATGAAATGCTGGATCTTGTTGTTGTAGACGGCAAAGCCCGTGGCATTATAACCCGGGATTTGGTGAAGGGAACCATCAACCGATGGGATGCCGATGCCGTGGTACTTTGTACCGGCGGATACGGCAATGTTTTCTACCTCTCTACCAATGCCAAAAACTCGAACGTTACGGCTGCCTGGAGATGCCATAAAAGAGGTGCTGCATTTGCAAATCCATGTTTTGTACAGATTCACCCAACCTGTATTCCGGTTTCGGGCGATTATCAGTCCAAACTTACATTGATGAGTGAGAGTTTGCGGAATGACGGACGGGTATGGGTTCCCAGAAAGAAAGGGGATAGCCGGCAGCCAAATGAAATTCCTGAGGACGAACGGTACTACTATCTCGAAGAGAAATATCCAAGTTTTGGTAACCTGGTACCGCGGGATGTGGCTTCAAGAAATGCCAAGATTGTAACGGATGAAGGACTCGGAGTTGGCGAAACAGGAAAAGCCGTTTATCTCGATTTCCGCGATGCCATCAAACGGGACGGTGAAGACACAATTCGAGCCAAGTATGGAAACCTGTTTGATATGTATCAGAATATCACAGATGAAAATCCGTATAAAGTGCCGATGAAAATTTTCCCGGCCGTTCACTATACCATGGGCGGGCTTTGGGTTGATTATAACCTGATGAGCAACATTCCAGGCCTGTTTGTAGCCGGTGAAGCCAATTTTTCGGATCACGGAGCGAATCGTCTTGGAGCCAGTGCTCTTATGCAGGGGCTTTCCGATGGATACTTTATCATCCCCTACACCATTGGAAATTACCTGGCCGATACCAAGTTTGAGAAAATCTCAGTTGATCATGAAGCTTTTGATGAAGCAGCGAAAGCATCCGAAGATCAGCTCAAAAAACTACTCTCTGTTAAAGGAGATAAGACCATTATTGAATTCCACAGAGAACTTGGAAAAATTATGTGGGATAAGGTTGGAATCTCCCGAAGCAAAGAAGGTCTTGAAGAAGCCATCAAAGAAATTCGCGCCCTTCGTGAAGAGTTCTGGACGAATGTTCGCGTGCCGGGCGAGATGAATTACTACAACAAATATCTTGAATTTGCTCTTCGCGTGGCAGACTATTTCGAACTTGCCGAACTGATGGCTATGGACGCCCTGGATCGGGATGAGTCGTGCGGATGCCACCTGCGTGATGAATATCAAAGCGAGGAAGGCGAAGCTATCCGAAATGACGAAGATTATTCATTTGTTTCCGCTTGGGAATATTTGGGAGTCAACGGCAAACTCAATACCAAACTTCATAAAGAAAATCTTGAGTTTGAATTCGTGGAACTGAAACAAAGAAGTTATAAATAA